The genomic region GCGTCCGTTTGCGTCCAGGTGTGGGCGGAGCTACTCTCTCAGGCCCCGCAACAGTTTGTGGTAGCAGCCAGCTGTCCATGGATGGGCGCCTGGCTCTGTCTCATGATGCAGGCCTCGCACATTCCCATAGACATCAACATGTTGCTTGAAGTCAAGGCTCGCGCCAAGGTTCTTCTGGCCACTTGAATcacttgactttgaaatgtgcCACTCCCAAAATATGCTGTAGTCATGAAATATGAAAATGCCCTGATCAGATTCTTGGACAAAGCGTTGAGTGCATTTGTGTCAATGCAACAGGATAAAGCTGGTTCAAAGGCACGCCAAGGCACCAACCAGATCAAGGAAACGGTCCAGGAGTACATAGCGGGGGCAGAGACGGTGACCGACGACCCAGTATCGAGGGACTATGTGGTGTTCCGCGCTCGCCTTATGGCTGCCAAGTGAGTCGGCATGCTTTCACAGCATGaacccaccttttttttttttttttttactcccccccccccttcttgtgACTGACGTGGCTCCGTTTTTCaagagtatttttatttttagacctTCTCTCATCTCTTTGTTCCAGATTGCTTGGGGCTCTATGTAAGTGTATATGCGAGCCTCATCTCAATGCTGCGTCTCAGGAGATCCGTCCAGCTGAGTCCCTGGGCCAGTTATTGCTCTTTCACCTTAATTCAAAGTCTGCACTTCAGCGAATAGCTGTAGCTCTTGTACTCTGTGAGTGGGCTTCTCTGCAAAAGGTGAAACGctcttttgtcttctttttgcgTGCCCCGCGAGGCCCCTCGTTTCAAAGCAGATCTTGATTTCTGTTTCAAATGTTCCCCGTTAGGATTGCCAGATAGTGTCGAGTGCGGTGCAGCCTCGTCTCCTCGCCATTCTGTCCGAGCAGTTGTATTACGACGAGATAGCCATCCCTTTCACGCGGATGCAGAACGAGTGCAAGCAGCTCATCGCCTTGCTTTCTGAGGCTCACGTGGACGTTCAAGACCGCCTCAATTGTAGTGTGTTCACTATCGATCAAGCCAACGAGCTGGTAGGACCACTAAGGCGCATTGGAATACGTGCTCGTGCACGCATTATCtgagacagcaaatgtattttcgtTTGATGCCTTGTCAGTGGGCGTACGGCAGGCGTCGGTCGGAAGAGGCATTTGAACTTTGAATACGGTCTGCGCGTTCCAATTCAATCTCGTGAAATGCTCGGAGAGCCTCGCTCCCAATGTATACACTCTTATTTTTAAAAGCCTGATGCAGCTGAGACTTGAGTTTGTTTTCCTACGATGCAAATCTGGATACGCACAGTCTCTCAAAGTCATCTATGCTACTGTATAATAAGTCACTAGCAGTTAAGTCAACTAGCCGAAAAGTACCGACTGAAAAACGTTACCGTTCATAAGGTTATCGGCTTGCACGCAGAGATGTACTCCAACGCGTCATTTGCGTGCCGCTCTCCTCCACGCCATGTTGATCGAGACCGTTGTAAGCCGACGTTTGGCAGACTACGAAAACTACAAAACAGCTCTGCACCCAGTCATGCCAACTCCCATTCTCCTGCTTATTCCCTAGTTAAGCACCATCTTCACAGAATCAACAGCTGCTTTGAATGTGACCACAAAACCGTGGCAGGTATTGGACAACAAGCGGCAGCAGGCCCAAGCCACAGTCATGGAAACCAGCCACGAATGGCAGCAGTTGCATCTACGTGTCCACATGTTCACCGCTTGTGCGGTGATCAACCTGCAAGTGCTTCCCGACAAACTCAACCCGCTGGTTCGACCTCTGATGGAGAGCATTAAGCGGGAGGAGAACACGCTTCTTCAGGGCTACGCCGCTTCTTTCATTGCCAAGCTGCTGCAGCAGTGTGCCGGACGCTCACCGTGCCCCAACCCCAAAATTATCAAAAACCTCTGCGCCTCACTTTGCGCAGACTCTTCGGTCACCCCTTCGTCCGCCTGCCCCGTACCACCCGCACCACAGGAAAACTCCAAAGGTAAGCCTCCAAAGCGCTCGTGTAGTTTTGGCGCCCACCCAAGTagcattttcttttccattgTTGACattaggcggcggcggcggcggcggcggcagcttggACAAAGACTGCCTGCATCACATGGTTAACAAAAGTCAAGGCATCATGACTCTGTACCGTCATCAAAGGGCAGCATTTGCAATCACCAGTAAAAGGGGCCCTGTTCCCAAATCGTCCAAGACTCCCACGTCAGACCTTCCTCCAGGCAGCGCCATGGGTATCGACAATGACGAGGTATGACGGAATGAGCAGGTGAACTCCGAGCTGATGTCGTAAGCTGCAAATCTGCGTTGTATTTTGCTCCTTCTAGAGGAAGCCATGTCTTATTCAAAGGAGAGGGGCGGAGTTCTCGCTAACAACCATTGCGAGGCATTTGGGGAGCGACCTCACCGAGTCACTACCGTACCTTTGGGAGAACACCGTGGGGCCTTTGAGGACCGTAGTCAATGAAAAACATTTGATCGGTATGTTGAGTTGAAAAAGTGTTCTCAAACTGCATGGTCATCGTGTTGTAAGGGACTTTCCTGTCTTCCAGATAGGCAGATTGAGCTGGAAAGAGGTGACGTTGCAGCTCAGGAACTGGTCAACTCACTCCAAGTGCTTGAAGTCATGAGTGGAGCCATGTCCCGTGAGCTCAAACCTCTGGTATGGCTCTCCGGTTGTGTTTGCAATGTGCTGACAAGACTTTCTTGAGGTTGACCGTTGAGAACATTTCTTTCGTTGCATATGCATCAGCCCCAATTACTGCATTGAATGATCCTCTTTGTTTTTCCTGTTCAATTTCAGCTGCTGGAGCACCTTCCGCATCTCTTCACCTGCCTCCAGCATCCTTACACGGCAGTGCGTCACATGGCAGCTCGGTGCGTGGGCGTGCTTAGCAAGATAGCCACGCTGGACACCATGGATGCCTTTCTGGAGTGTGTCCTGCCCTGGTTAGCCGCCATTCACGACAGCACCAAGCAGGAGGGGGCCATCGAGGCTCTGGCTTGTATCCTTGGCACGCTGTCTCAAAGAAACGGACGGCGTTGTGTTTCAATTTGGGGTGAGATTGATTGTCCTTCACCAAGTGACTTTTAGGTGTCATGGAACAGTTGGATGTGGAGATAGTGCCCTACATCGTATTGCTGGTAGTACCGGTGTTGGGACGTATGAGCGATCCTAGCGACAGCATTCGTTTCATGGCCACGCAATGCTTTGCTACGCTCATCCGTCTCTTGCCACTGGAGGTAAGACGGCGCAAATGAGAAGCCGACCTGCACTCTCTCTGACCGACGCATTTGATCCCCGATCTGAGACGGCCCGCTTGTTTCCCTAGGCAGGCATACCGGACCCTCCTGCCATGTCTGCTGACCTGATCCGACAGAAGGCCAGAGAGCGACACTTCTTGGAACAACTGCTCGATGGCAGAAAACTGGAGAATTACAGCATCCCTGTGCCCATTAAGGCAGAGCTCAGGAAGTACCAGCAGGTATGCAGCTTGTTCAAGACTCTCAAAAGTAGTAAGTCCTTCTAGTGACAATGGTCTTGACGTGCGAGTGAAAATGGCCATTCGTTCGTCCATCTCGTAGGATGGTGTGAACTGGCTGTCCTTCCTAAACAAGTACAAGCTCCACGGGATCCTGTGTGATGACATGGGCCTCGGCAAGACTCTGCAGTCCATCTGCATTCTAGCAGGAGATCACTACCTCAGGTACTGGACGAATGGGAAATGAATCTTCCATGTTTTTATAAAGCACTTTGTCGATTTGCTTTTCAGGTCTCAGGAATATGCCAAGACGAAAGCGGCAGACGGCATCCCGCTGCCCTCTCTGGTGGTGTGCCCACCCACACTGACCGGTCACTGGGTGGACGAGGTCGGCAAGTTTTGCGCCAAAGAGTACCTCGATCCGCTGCACTATACTGGCCCACCTACGGAGAGAATGCGGTAAGTTGCTGGGGTGTGTGGGATGCACCTTTCATAGATATGCAAAGCAGGAAATGAGAATGACTGACTCTTTGGCTTTGCTGTCAGGTTACAACAGCAAGTGAAGAAACACAATCTTGTAGTTGCTTCTTACGACGTGGTACGAAACGACATTGACTTTTTTAAGTGAGTACCCTGTCTGCTTTTATTTCAAAGCGCCGCTTTCTTTTGTATTGCTCATGCCTTTTTATTTCCACCTTTGCAGAAATATCAAATTCAATTACTGTATTCTTGATGAAGGCCACATCATCAAAAATGGCAAAACCAAACTTTCCAAAGCTATTAAACAATTGGCTGCCAACTTCCGTGTCATCTTGTCGGGAACGCCGATTCAGGTGAGCTCCTTCCTGCGACGTTTGTTCAAACGGACCAAATTCTTCATGACTCATCCTTCTCCTCAACTCGTGCGCAGAATAACGTTCTGGAGCTCTGGTCCCTTTTTGACTTCCTGATGCCGGGCTTCCTGGGGACCGAGCGGCAATTTGCTGCACGTTACGGCAAACCCATCCTGGCCAGTCGTGACGCCAAAAGTTCCTCACGGGAACAGGAGGCCGGTACGGCAGCAGCTTCCTCCCCCGCCCCCGCCCCAAATGCTTGCTGGGATGTCAATGTGACGTGAGCTCTATCCGTGCAGGCGTCCTGGCCATGGAGGCGCTTCATCGGCAAGTGTTACCCTTCCTTTTGAGAAGGATGAAAGAGGATGTACTGCAGGACCTTCCTCCCAAAATAATTCAGGACTACTACTGTAACTTGAGTCCTCTTCAGGTTTGTCCCAGACCCTGCATGTACTTCATTCGATGTCGTGTTTTCATGGCGCTCTTCGATTATTTTGGGGACTTTTCATACAAACTCTCAGGTTCAGCTCTACGAAGACTTTGCCAAGTCCCGGGCCAAGGCGAGCGTAGACGATAGCATCTCTGCCTCTACAGAGCAAGAGGAAAAGCCCAAGCTGAAAGCCACAGGTCACGTCTTCCAGGTACAGCTGCCGCCGCCTCATTATCTAAGGCACACATTTTCAACCGATACAATTTTGGCCTTGTGAATCGGGCACAATGAACACCTTTGTACTGTGGTCTTTTTGAGAAAGggctatatgtatgtatatatgatGTTTCAGGCCCTGCAGTACCTGCGGAAGCTGTGCAACCACCCGAGCTTGGTGTTGACCCCACAGCATCCCGAGTACAAACGCGTCACGGAGCAGCTAGCGGGCCAAAGTTCCAACCTGCGGGACATTCAGCACGCTCCAAAACTCTCTGCACTAAAACAGGTCAGCAACTTCTTCTCATGATACTTCAATGGCTCTTCCATCTATAGGCAGGCATTGTTCATCGCTAAAAGCTCTCGTTTTCTTCTATAGCCAGCGGGTGATTGTGGGTCTGTTCAATGAATGTTTCAACTTCTGCCTGCCTTTGTTCAGTTGCTCCTCGACTGCGGACTCGGTGGCGGGGGTTCCGAAGAGAGCACCGAGGCAGTGGTGGCTCAGCATCGGGTGCTCATTTTCTGTCAGCTGAAGAGCATGCTGGATATTGTCGAGCACGACCTTCTGAAACCCAAAATGCCCACGGTCACGTACTTGCGACTGGATGGGAGCGTGCAGGCCGGCCTGCGCCACGGCATCGTGTCCCGGTGGGTGTTTGTCGACCAAGCTGCGACTCTTGCCGAAATCAATCTGAATCTGGTCTGCTGGCTTTTGGCTCCAGGTTTAACAACGATCCATCCATTGATGTGCTGCTGCTGACCACGCACGTGGGTGGTCTTGGTCTGAACCTGACTGG from Syngnathus typhle isolate RoL2023-S1 ecotype Sweden linkage group LG8, RoL_Styp_1.0, whole genome shotgun sequence harbors:
- the btaf1 gene encoding TATA-binding protein-associated factor 172 isoform X1, producing MAVTRLDRLFILLDTGTTPVTRKAAAQQLGEVVKLHPHELNNLLAKVLTYLRSPNWDTRIAAGQAVEAIVKNIPEWNPAPKPKEESLSPEDPASERLSFYHFDICRLLKHGASLLGSAGAEFELQDDKMCEMDPKERLACQRKLLQKKLGLDMGAAIGMDTEELFNDEDLDYTCPSSVSRPQGSKITAAGSSSRNYVPIQAAELIDSEFRPGMSNRQKNKAKRLAKLVAKQKSRDLDPNEKSNDSFEGEPEEKRRKTTSIVLDPPATEHKVLMNKVQDYASLSDEPQEWPLESFSEELCNDLFNPSWEIRHGAGTGLREILKSHGAGGGKLAGSTAEQMSRQHEEWIQDLVIRLLCVFALDRFGDFVSDEVVAPVRETCAQTLGVALRHMSETGVSMTVDVLLKLLKEDQWEVRHGGLLGIKYALAVRQDLISVLLPRLLPAITEGLQDLDDDVRAVAAAALIPVVEGLVQLLPNKVPFIVNTLWDALLDLDDLTASTNSIMTLLSSLLTYPQVRQCSMQQSLTVLVPRVWPFLRHTISSVRRAALETLYTLLSKSDQKCALWINPILQDMLRHMFQSCILESNEEILELIQKVWAELLSQAPQQFVVAASCPWMGAWLCLMMQASHIPIDINMLLEVKARAKDKAGSKARQGTNQIKETVQEYIAGAETVTDDPVSRDYVVFRARLMAAKLLGALCKCICEPHLNAASQEIRPAESLGQLLLFHLNSKSALQRIAVALVLCEWASLQKDCQIVSSAVQPRLLAILSEQLYYDEIAIPFTRMQNECKQLIALLSEAHVDVQDRLNCSVFTIDQANELLSTIFTESTAALNVTTKPWQVLDNKRQQAQATVMETSHEWQQLHLRVHMFTACAVINLQVLPDKLNPLVRPLMESIKREENTLLQGYAASFIAKLLQQCAGRSPCPNPKIIKNLCASLCADSSVTPSSACPVPPAPQENSKAFSFPLLTLGGGGGGGGSLDKDCLHHMVNKSQGIMTLYRHQRAAFAITSKRGPVPKSSKTPTSDLPPGSAMGIDNDERKPCLIQRRGAEFSLTTIARHLGSDLTESLPYLWENTVGPLRTVVNEKHLIDRQIELERGDVAAQELVNSLQVLEVMSGAMSRELKPLLLEHLPHLFTCLQHPYTAVRHMAARCVGVLSKIATLDTMDAFLECVLPWLAAIHDSTKQEGAIEALACVMEQLDVEIVPYIVLLVVPVLGRMSDPSDSIRFMATQCFATLIRLLPLEAGIPDPPAMSADLIRQKARERHFLEQLLDGRKLENYSIPVPIKAELRKYQQDGVNWLSFLNKYKLHGILCDDMGLGKTLQSICILAGDHYLRSQEYAKTKAADGIPLPSLVVCPPTLTGHWVDEVGKFCAKEYLDPLHYTGPPTERMRLQQQVKKHNLVVASYDVVRNDIDFFKNIKFNYCILDEGHIIKNGKTKLSKAIKQLAANFRVILSGTPIQNNVLELWSLFDFLMPGFLGTERQFAARYGKPILASRDAKSSSREQEAGVLAMEALHRQVLPFLLRRMKEDVLQDLPPKIIQDYYCNLSPLQVQLYEDFAKSRAKASVDDSISASTEQEEKPKLKATGHVFQALQYLRKLCNHPSLVLTPQHPEYKRVTEQLAGQSSNLRDIQHAPKLSALKQLLLDCGLGGGGSEESTEAVVAQHRVLIFCQLKSMLDIVEHDLLKPKMPTVTYLRLDGSVQAGLRHGIVSRFNNDPSIDVLLLTTHVGGLGLNLTGADTVVFVEHDWNPMRDLQAMDRAHRIGQKRVVNVYRLITRGTLEEKIMGLQKFKMNIANTIISQENASLQSMGTDQLLNLFTLDKDDRGEQKGEQSTSSSGKASMKSVLDGLGELWDQQQYDSEYNLDTFMHSLQ
- the btaf1 gene encoding TATA-binding protein-associated factor 172 isoform X2: MAVTRLDRLFILLDTGTTPVTRKAAAQQLGEVVKLHPHELNNLLAKVLTYLRSPNWDTRIAAGQAVEAIVKNIPEWNPAPKPKEESLSPEDPASERLSFYHFDICRLLKHGASLLGSAGAEFELQDDKMCEMDPKERLACQRKLLQKKLGLDMGAAIGMDTEELFNDEDLDYTCPSSVSRPQGSKITAAGSSSRNYVPIQAAELIDSEFRPGMSNRQKNKAKRLAKLVAKQKSRDLDPNEKSNDSFEGEPEEKRRKTTSIVLDPPATEHKVLMNKVQDYASLSDEPQEWPLESFSEELCNDLFNPSWEIRHGAGTGLREILKSHGAGGGKLAGSTAEQMSRQHEEWIQDLVIRLLCVFALDRFGDFVSDEVVAPVRETCAQTLGVALRHMSETGVSMTVDVLLKLLKEDQWEVRHGGLLGIKYALAVRQDLISVLLPRLLPAITEGLQDLDDDVRAVAAAALIPVVEGLVQLLPNKVPFIVNTLWDALLDLDDLTASTNSIMTLLSSLLTYPQVRQCSMQQSLTVLVPRVWPFLRHTISSVRRAALETLYTLLSKSDQKCALWINPILQDMLRHMFQSCILESNEEILELIQKVWAELLSQAPQQFVVAASCPWMGAWLCLMMQASHIPIDINMLLEVKARAKDKAGSKARQGTNQIKETVQEYIAGAETVTDDPVSRDYVVFRARLMAAKLLGALCKCICEPHLNAASQEIRPAESLGQLLLFHLNSKSALQRIAVALVLCEWASLQKDCQIVSSAVQPRLLAILSEQLYYDEIAIPFTRMQNECKQLIALLSEAHVDVQDRLNCSVFTIDQANELLSTIFTESTAALNVTTKPWQVLDNKRQQAQATVMETSHEWQQLHLRVHMFTACAVINLQVLPDKLNPLVRPLMESIKREENTLLQGYAASFIAKLLQQCAGRSPCPNPKIIKNLCASLCADSSVTPSSACPVPPAPQENSKGGGGGGGGSLDKDCLHHMVNKSQGIMTLYRHQRAAFAITSKRGPVPKSSKTPTSDLPPGSAMGIDNDERKPCLIQRRGAEFSLTTIARHLGSDLTESLPYLWENTVGPLRTVVNEKHLIDRQIELERGDVAAQELVNSLQVLEVMSGAMSRELKPLLLEHLPHLFTCLQHPYTAVRHMAARCVGVLSKIATLDTMDAFLECVLPWLAAIHDSTKQEGAIEALACVMEQLDVEIVPYIVLLVVPVLGRMSDPSDSIRFMATQCFATLIRLLPLEAGIPDPPAMSADLIRQKARERHFLEQLLDGRKLENYSIPVPIKAELRKYQQDGVNWLSFLNKYKLHGILCDDMGLGKTLQSICILAGDHYLRSQEYAKTKAADGIPLPSLVVCPPTLTGHWVDEVGKFCAKEYLDPLHYTGPPTERMRLQQQVKKHNLVVASYDVVRNDIDFFKNIKFNYCILDEGHIIKNGKTKLSKAIKQLAANFRVILSGTPIQNNVLELWSLFDFLMPGFLGTERQFAARYGKPILASRDAKSSSREQEAGVLAMEALHRQVLPFLLRRMKEDVLQDLPPKIIQDYYCNLSPLQVQLYEDFAKSRAKASVDDSISASTEQEEKPKLKATGHVFQALQYLRKLCNHPSLVLTPQHPEYKRVTEQLAGQSSNLRDIQHAPKLSALKQLLLDCGLGGGGSEESTEAVVAQHRVLIFCQLKSMLDIVEHDLLKPKMPTVTYLRLDGSVQAGLRHGIVSRFNNDPSIDVLLLTTHVGGLGLNLTGADTVVFVEHDWNPMRDLQAMDRAHRIGQKRVVNVYRLITRGTLEEKIMGLQKFKMNIANTIISQENASLQSMGTDQLLNLFTLDKDDRGEQKGEQSTSSSGKASMKSVLDGLGELWDQQQYDSEYNLDTFMHSLQ